The genomic DNA TTGTCCAGCCTATCACGTCCACCTTATCACCAGGTGCAAAAAGCGTTGTGTCAAACTTTGTTCCTGCTTTGACTTCTCCTTCAAATTCTCCCCTCAGTTCCATAATTCTCAAGGGTGAATGAGAAAGCTTAGCCTTCTTAAGGTGTCCGCGCAGAGGCTTGGTTGCGCGCTTGCGACGGCTTATGCCGAGCTGAACTGCGGCGTAACCATCACTAGCAACGGTCTTCGACTGGATAACATAGCAATCATCGACGTCGATGAGTGTTACAGGCGTTATCTTGCGACCGTCTTCGTAAACCCTGGACATGCCGAGTTTACGTCCAAGCATTCCTTTCATTTTCATTCCTATCTTTAATCTTTAAGTTTTATTCCCTTAGTATAGAGGGATTAGCCTTTAACAGAGTGAATTTC from bacterium includes the following:
- the rplC gene encoding 50S ribosomal protein L3, whose protein sequence is MKGMLGRKLGMSRVYEDGRKITPVTLIDVDDCYVIQSKTVASDGYAAVQLGISRRKRATKPLRGHLKKAKLSHSPLRIMELRGEFEGEVKAGTKFDTTLFAPGDKVDVIGWTKGRGFAGGMKRHGWHGGPETHGSNHHRRIGSAGQTTYPGRVLKGHSMPGHYGNERQTIHNLRVVKVDPERNLLYLKGSVPGPTGGVLLIRKVEA